The DNA segment TTGGTATTGGTATGGCATTAAGCGCTCGCTTAGACAGTCGTGATTTTAGAACCTATGTCTTGATGGGCGACAGTGAGATTTCTGAAGGTTCGGTGTGGGAGGCCGTTGAACTTGCTGCACATTACCGCCTCAATACCGTAACAGCTATCGTTGATGTAAATCGTTTAGGACAAGTGGGAGAGTCATTATTTGGTAATGACCTAGTCGCCTACAAAAAACGATTTGAGGCATTTGGATGGCACGCATTCACCGTAGATGGTCATGATATGCAGGCATTGTTACAAGTATTCGATCAAGCAACTGCAATTATTGATAAGCCAACGATTATTCTTGCAAAAACGAGGAAAGGATATGGCCTTACAGCGTGCGAAGATCAAAATGGATATCACGGTAAAGCCGTTCCATTAGACCAACTTGATGCCGCATTAGATACGCTTAAAAAACGTTTCCCGGAATCATTATACTGTGGCGGAACAGAGACAATGCCACGGTTGCCACGACGAATAAACAAGGCAGTGCCCGAGATGAGTAAGCCAGAGTCTCCTGTATATACTGTTGGAGATTACGTGGCGACACGGGTTGCATGTGGTCATACGTTAGCGGCCCTAGGCTGTGAAGATCCCGATATGGTGGTATTGGATGCTGAAGTAAAGAATTCAACATTTACCGAATTGTTTGAGAAAAATCATCCTCAACGATTTATACAAAGTTTTATTGCGGAACAAGCTATGATCGGCATGGGAGTTGGTTTGGCTGTGCGAGGTAAGCATGTGTATGCGGGAACGTTTGCAGCATTTGTATCCCGTGCTTTTGATCAACTGCGCATGGCTGCGATTGGTCGCTCTACGATTAAAATAATAGGTTCACATGCAGGTGTCTCGATTGGGCAAGATGGCCCTTCCCAAATGGGGCTTGAAGACATTGCCATGATGCGTACACTTCCTGGTTCTGTGGTGCTTTATCCGTGCGATGCGGTTAGTACGCAGGCTTTGGTTCGTGAGATGCACTCATATGACGACGGGATTACATACCTACGTACGACACGTGCTCCAACACCAGTGATCTATGAGAGCGGTGCGAAATTCACAATTGGTGGGTTCTCAATGCTACGTACGAGTGACAGTGATGTTGCATGTATTATTGCCGCAGGCATTACTGTATTTGAAGCGCTTAAGGCATATAACGAACTACAACAGAATGGTATATCGATTGCAGTTATGGATCTGTATTGCGTGAAGCCAATTAACTTTGATGGAATTGTTCAAGCGGCGCATCGCGCAAACAAAACCATCATAACGGTTGAGGACCACTATTATGAAGGCGGAATCGGTGAATCGGTTGCTGCTGGTCTTGCGAGTGCAGACTGTACCATTCGCTCGTTAGCTGTTACCAAATTACCACGATCAGGATCAAAAGACGCACTTATGGAATATGAACAGATTAGCGCGGCTGCGATTGTTCAAGAGCTCAAACTACTTGTTTGATTTTTTTACACGTTCCAACATAGGTTGGACAACCAATTGGTTCTTGTTGTTCAGTGTAAGTTCATATGTTTGATTGTCTGTGTCGGAAAGTTCCACCTTATAATCGCCACCAACTTCAGGTCCTTGGGACATAAGGTATGCATTATTAGGAATTTTCCCCATGACTACGTTCATAACCGTGTTGCTACCAAGGCCTGTTCCGCGCTTTTCAAACCAGTAGAGTTTATTAAGTTCGATATCTGTTTTCTCACCTCCCGTCTTGCTGTTTAAACTAGCATTGATGAGAAATCCTTCGGTTGTTGGCCGACCATGTATTGTTCCATCATCAATCACAAAACGGGCAGTGATTGCATATGGGGTTTTGTTGACAAATGTGATGTTTATGGAATCGCTAGCTTGCGTATTTACAAAGGTCAAAGCAGTAGTTGTAATGAACAGTATCTGTTTTTTCATAGTTACACTCCTTTGGTCAAAACAGAATGGTTATCACGCAAGGCGTATCAAAATGGAAGGGCACTGGTCAAGTAACTCATGAGAATGGATGAAGGTGATAGGCATAGAACATGTTATCAAGCTTTCTTTTTTGTCTTAATTTTGAGGACATATTCAACATCTGTTTTGTTGAACGCAGGATTCTCTTTTTCTTGAGCATGCCAGCTTCTAAGTTCTTGTAAGATTTGAGGAAGAATAGTGATGAAGTGCGATAGAAGAAACTCGGTGTGTGCAATTGCTCGGCCGTTATACTTGATGGCCGTTTGGAATGTATATGGATTCAGTTGGAATGTGCGTTTGGAAAAAAACGGCTTTGTCTTCTTTTTTCTTTGTTCATGATATATGCCTTGAGGATCCATAATTTGAAGCATATCAGCGTGGGAGTACAGTGAATAAATTGTTTTGAAGAATGGATCGTTCACATAACATGCAGTTTCATTTTGTATTGGTGTACCAAGCATAATGAGCTCATCTATTACAAGCTTATTGTTGGGCAGCCTTACTTTAGCAAGATTGAGCGCTACGTTGCCACCATGGCTGTGGGTAATAAGCCTAATTTTAGGGGCCTGTCCATGCTTAGTAGTATAGGCGTAGTGCTCACGTTGTAGTTCCCGATAGAGATCTCTTGCTGCAAGTTCACGTGCCTGGAAACTCAGTGCTCCTGACCAACCAAATGCATAAAATGAATCGAGATCAAATTGTCGTGCATCCTCGCGGGCTAAGATCTGAGCGATTGTTTTAAGATGATAGGTCTCTGGAAGATCTGATGCCTTCCATAGACCTATGTTAGGGCAGGTATGAAACTTCTTGAAGACGGGATTATTAAAGGTTCCGTGGATCCACACTGTTATGATTGGCTCAGCGGCTTCTTCCCTTGTCTGATGTCGTGTCGCTCCTGATGAGATCATGAGATAGCGTTTTTTTATAGGGCAACGCGATCCTACACAGCTGGCGCTTGCCAACAGCACGACAAGGGATGTGATGTAGCCAGCTACTCTACGAGACATACTTTTGAGCTTCCGTACTTTCATATACCTATACGGTAACACTATAAAGCACCTAGGAGAGACGTCAAAGATTGCTCATCTCAAGAAGGCTTTTGATTGTACTAGTTGCATGATTCTAGATCAGTGATGAACGCTTTAACTTGATGAACGTATTCTGCGAATACGGCAGGATCAAAAATGTCTAGATCTCTATCGAGTACGAGAACAGGTATTTCTTTATACTCCCGAGGGGTGATACCGTTTTTACGAATAAGCCAATCGTCATGGTTAAATGATAATTTTTCTAAATACTCTAGTGGAACGCCTGCCTCCTCAGATCGATTACGCATCTTGAGGCGCGTGAAGCATATTTCGGGAGATGTTTTGAGGTAGATGAATCCATCTGGTTTTGGTGCATCGGCTACATGTTTTTTAAAGAGCTCATTACAGAGTTCCCACTCAAGCGGATTGAGCTGATTGGTTTCCTTAAAGTTACGAGCAAAACAGAAATAACACGAGTAAATTGAGCGTTCGAGCAGTGCGACAGGAGCATCTTGATCGGTAGCATGTTCTTGATTTTTAATATGGGTTAGAAAGGCATAGGTCTGAAAGGAATATGCCCAGCGATTAGAATCGGTATATAATTCTTGGAGCAGATTATATCCATTTACGTTTTGCCATGATTCAACGGGCTCAGGCAAGAACGAAACATCTTGAAGAGCTTCAGATAACATTCTTAAGAATGTTGTCTTTCCGGCACCAATGTTGCCTTCAACCATTATTTGTAATGGTTCCCGTATTACTATGGTAGGAGCTGCTTCTTCTTGTGTAGTAGGATACGTAGTACAATATAGTGAGAGTAGCGCTAACGAAAAAAGACGACATTTCTGCATGAGCAACTCCTAAAATTGAGCATAAGAATGACCAAAAACATGCTAAGTGTTTCAAACTTTTTTCAAAAAAGAAAGAAGGAATGTATAACTCATTGAGAGCTATAGGTAGGTCTTAATATAGCTTTTGTTGGCGTATGGAAGAAGCTGCTACATCGAGGTGCTGCATGGTAATCATTGCGGCATCCTCACGCGCAGCGTTCAATGCAGAACACCTTACCATCTCTTTGAGGTCTGCATTGTTAAATCCATGAGTATCATCGGCAAGTTGTTCGTAATCTAATGTTGGATCAACCCGATTATTGGGGATCTTATCTAAGTAATGTTTTAATACTGCGACACGATTATTTTTTGATGGGAGCGGAACATGCGCAATAACATCAAATCGTCCAGCTCGTTTAAGTGCGGGATCCAAATCTTGAGGGTCATTAGTTGCTGCTAGTACAATAATACGTTCATCTTGATCAAACCCATCCATTTGATCAAGTAATGCGTTGAGTGTACGACGGCTTTCAGTGTCATGGCCTGCCATAGCAAATCGACTACCAATTGCATCGATATCATCAATAAAAATAATGACGCGACTTATAGGATTGCGTTGTAAAAAAAAGCGTGCCTGATCGAATAGTTGCCGAATACGTAGTGGCCCTGTGCCGACATAAATTTCAATAAACTCACTTGCAGAACAATGAATGAAGCCGCAATGAGTTTCTCCTGCAATGGCGCGTGCGAGTGATGTTTTCCCTGTGCCGGGAGGTCCAACTAGAAGGACACCGCGGGGTGGATTAATGCCAAATCGTTTGAATTTGTCAGTGTTTTGTATGAATGACAGTAGGTCAACTATTTCTTGTGGGACCGTTCCAGCAATATCATTAAAGGTATAATCAGGGGGATGTACGTCTATTTTATGTTTACTCGGTTCCAGAGGGTTTTGTGTATTTTGATAAGGATTGTTTGTGGGATAAGTAGATGGATCATTGGGGTCAAATTCACAATCTTCAACAAATCGGTCCCAATTATATTTGTTGAGATCAGTCATAAATGGGCGCATGCTATCACGAAAACCTGACGCAATTTTACCTAATATATTTTCCTTTTTTGGATACAGTATCGGTAGATACATGAACGTGATAAGACAGATGAGGATGATTCGTTTCATGTAATTCCTTTGTCTCGAAGCATCGTGACGTTTATTGCCATTATAACGTGAAGAACTATAATTTTAAGCATTGCAATCATAGATCCCGTTTGCGAAAGATATTGATGACACGTACGTACGCTATATTACTAAGTGGGCTTATGGCTATTGTTGGTCTTCCTGGATGTAC comes from the Candidatus Babeliales bacterium genome and includes:
- a CDS encoding transketolase; translation: MNDLITALKSKAYHLRVSSVRMTTQAGSGHVTSALSAADIVTALFFHVMRYDPHNPSNPDSDRFILSKGHAVPVVYAAWKELGIISDREMMTYRDITSVLEGHPTSRFDRNEVATGSLGQGLSIGIGMALSARLDSRDFRTYVLMGDSEISEGSVWEAVELAAHYRLNTVTAIVDVNRLGQVGESLFGNDLVAYKKRFEAFGWHAFTVDGHDMQALLQVFDQATAIIDKPTIILAKTRKGYGLTACEDQNGYHGKAVPLDQLDAALDTLKKRFPESLYCGGTETMPRLPRRINKAVPEMSKPESPVYTVGDYVATRVACGHTLAALGCEDPDMVVLDAEVKNSTFTELFEKNHPQRFIQSFIAEQAMIGMGVGLAVRGKHVYAGTFAAFVSRAFDQLRMAAIGRSTIKIIGSHAGVSIGQDGPSQMGLEDIAMMRTLPGSVVLYPCDAVSTQALVREMHSYDDGITYLRTTRAPTPVIYESGAKFTIGGFSMLRTSDSDVACIIAAGITVFEALKAYNELQQNGISIAVMDLYCVKPINFDGIVQAAHRANKTIITVEDHYYEGGIGESVAAGLASADCTIRSLAVTKLPRSGSKDALMEYEQISAAAIVQELKLLV
- a CDS encoding deoxynucleoside kinase, with amino-acid sequence MQKCRLFSLALLSLYCTTYPTTQEEAAPTIVIREPLQIMVEGNIGAGKTTFLRMLSEALQDVSFLPEPVESWQNVNGYNLLQELYTDSNRWAYSFQTYAFLTHIKNQEHATDQDAPVALLERSIYSCYFCFARNFKETNQLNPLEWELCNELFKKHVADAPKPDGFIYLKTSPEICFTRLKMRNRSEEAGVPLEYLEKLSFNHDDWLIRKNGITPREYKEIPVLVLDRDLDIFDPAVFAEYVHQVKAFITDLESCN
- a CDS encoding AAA family ATPase, whose product is MKRIILICLITFMYLPILYPKKENILGKIASGFRDSMRPFMTDLNKYNWDRFVEDCEFDPNDPSTYPTNNPYQNTQNPLEPSKHKIDVHPPDYTFNDIAGTVPQEIVDLLSFIQNTDKFKRFGINPPRGVLLVGPPGTGKTSLARAIAGETHCGFIHCSASEFIEIYVGTGPLRIRQLFDQARFFLQRNPISRVIIFIDDIDAIGSRFAMAGHDTESRRTLNALLDQMDGFDQDERIIVLAATNDPQDLDPALKRAGRFDVIAHVPLPSKNNRVAVLKHYLDKIPNNRVDPTLDYEQLADDTHGFNNADLKEMVRCSALNAAREDAAMITMQHLDVAASSIRQQKLY